TTCACGTCTCCTTAAAATGAACAGGATGAAAAAAAGAACAGGATGACTTAAAATGTCGTCTCATAGAATGGAAAGCTTCAGATGTCTGCTGGATTCAATATTTCACTTAATACATTTCTTAAAGGTTGCCTATTTCCTATATAAAGGATCATGTACACAACTGTAGATTATACATTTATCTCAAATGAAAAAAAGATctgtttatttaaacattaaatcagAGTGAGAAAATGCTGTGTTATCCTCATATGTAGATATTGTTTTGTCTAATACAAAGATTTACTGTATATATCAGATATTTTTACTAATGTATTACACTGATGCAAGACTAATCCTCTGCTCTGCATTACTAAAAATCTAGTTATTTcttgcaatttaaaaaatatgcCAATAATATTGATTTTCTATATTAAAATGGCTGTAAACAGCTGTAAACCCCTGAACAAATGAAGTGTTTTGCAACACAACTTTTTTCTAATTAACAACTatcaatctaaaaaataaaagaatttaatGAGATTTTATAATTTTCAAGCGGCttccataaaataaaataaaaactgatcCTTGCTTAGTTAGAATCAAGATTTTGGCCTTAACATTTGCTCCTTGACTTACTGTTACTACACCACACACTCATGATAACCCTTTCTTTTATATACTTATAATTTTTATTCTTTCTGTTGTGCACAGCTTAATGCATAATGCAGGGTCAAGTTCAGACTGAGACAAACACAATAAGGTTTGCTGGACATTGATTAAaggggatatctggtgtgaaatggacttggggtgtagtgaaatatGACagagagtacaaacttttgtcgtaatagctcacctccgttcacccccagcattctgaaatactgcGCTTTTAactaatgctcccaacaggcttacagtgctagagATAGGGGCAGATGATTGAAGACTGCAAAATTAATTAAGTGAAAATGCATTAATTCCAGCTGATGCTctttaatatttatgcatttcctTGGAATTAGTtatgcaatctgttcccctaccCTACCTATTCATTTTAATTTCAAACTGAttttactttcaaagttctcaaaattctaccaatgaaatgtggagctactgtgagctttttaatggggTTAAAATAGCCATTTTAAAGTAGGAAAAactatgcccctattgctaaCATTGTATGCTTGTTTGGAATGCTGGCTAAAAGCAATGTATTTTATATGCTGGTGGTGAACAGAGGTGGACTATTTGGCAAAAGTTTATACTTGCTATCATGTTTTACTAGAACCCAAgcacatttcacaccagagttctcctttaactttatattatagtgtgttttttgtaatttttttaaacattttggtcggtttttttttaactccattAAAATATGTGTTCTATGCCATAATCTAATTGTCCCAATGACTTTTTGAAGTTCATGTGTTTGAAACCTTTTCGTGCTGTCTGATCATTTTACTGTAAActtcttaaaacaagcaaaactgCAAATGGAATTAGACCCTTTCATCCCATCATgtctttatattaattttaaaataaaataaaaaataattgtagtAACTTTTTTATTAGCCAAGCTACTGTTTGCTTTATAAATTCTAACTAAGAACTTGCTGTGTGCTCTTTTACTGCAGGTGCACAAATAAAACATCAGTGCTGGTCACCTTTATAGAGCAGCTGGCAGAGAGGGGTTTGTCAGGTCGTGGACTGGGCTGAGGTTTGGCCGGTCTTGCTGGAGGCTGTTTGGGTTTTTTGGGAGGTCTTGGCGGGGGCATTACCGTAGTGAAGGCGTACCTTCTCATGGTGTAGTAACAGTCCTCAAAGATCTTTTCAACAGCTGAATTCACTCCAGCTGTAGGAGCACCACCTGTCCAGCTTTTCTCTAAATGCACGGACATGTGAATGCGATTTACAGGCACCTCCCAGCAACTGGATTGGTCAAGGGTCGAGATGAGGAGGTAGCGGTCAGTGATTTGTTCCTCGATGCGTAGGCCGGGAACGCTGGCCAAAATGTCCTCCTTAAACGAGAGGTCGCGTACGGACACTTTAACGTTAAATGGAAGCGGGAATCGTTGGCAGATCTCATCAATAGAATATTGTCGTTTATCGTGGACAACTTCCATAAATCCACCATCCAGGCACATCGGGAGACGGACAGGTTCATGAGCCTTCCCCTTGATCTTTACACAACTCAAGGAATTCACTGCGCTTCCATTACCGTTGACTTCGCTCATTTTGCCTTTCTTCACTATGAATTGATCCCCTGCTAACACAGAAGCTAATCCACTGTAGGTTGAGTCAAAGCCCCTTGTGGCCACCACATGTAACTGCTCAGTGTCGCTGCGGGCCTGTTCTAGGTCGTAAGCTGTGGGAAACTCGCGAGGCCGCCGCTTAAACCGCCCCTTGTAGGTCGTGGGAATGAGGAAATGTCTTGCCGATTCCTGGCGAATTTCCGTAGCAAGGATCCGCCTGGCTTCGTATGCCTTGTGGATGATCACTTGATCCGAATGCAGCAGATTTAACATCTCCACCGGCACGTGCATCTCAACCAAAGGTCCTTCAATCACATCAGTCACCATTGGGAAGATGTCTGAAGGCTTATGAAAGACGTCCTGAAGGGAAAGAGGCTGTATGAACGTGTTTACGTCAAACTGCTCCGTCACATCCATGACCTCGACGTCCATGTTGGAGGGGATGAGAGCAATGCTTTTCCTGACTGCAAAACAGAAGAAAGGAGAACAGTTTAACTCATGTTGTTACTTGCATTAACCATTTTAAACCCAATGGTTGCCAGTGAGTCTATGTTTGAGTCTGTTTTAattgataaaaagtaaaaaaaaaaaaaacttgtgagcTCCCAGCAAGCAATGAATGTTCTTAGAGCATTTAATTCAAAGTtctctgaatatttttatttaatggtttaaatGTTTTGGTAACATTGCAGCAATGCCACTTGCaccaatgttttaatatttagttttggaactattattaatagtaatattatttttaatgttttcataaCCTAAGCATTTTTCTAGCTGAAAACATTATGAAAGGACtaattgttttacattttcaaaatgttcCTGGAACATTGTTTCTGTAACATCACAGGTTGaacttcctggaaccttttttttttttttataattttatttctaatttttccagttttgtccccaatttacatggccaattacccaacccactcactaggactccccctatcactagtgatgcctcaacacaccaggagggtgaagattaacacatgcttcctctgatacatgtgaagtcagccaccgcttcttttcgagctgctgctgatgcagcattgccgagcttggaggaaaacacagcggcttggttccggtacatcagatcacagacgccctgtgctgcagacatcactctaggagtgatgtggggagagagcgccatctacccacccggagggagcagggataattgtgctccctctgagtgctggcagcttgatggcaaagctgcatgaatgggggttcgaaccggcgacctcccacACATAGACAATGATCCTAAGCTCActagcaagtccacctctgaatggcttaaaaaaaaactaaatgaaggttttgaagtGGCACAAGTACATTATTAGATTTAAGGGTAAccattttttcacacagggtcaggttggtttggattttatatttactcaggttatatatttatctgatattaaaatgtttttgttaatctgaaaaaaaagttactgtatataaaccattaatgttatgtttttgtcaATTTGAACTCTAACCTAAATTTAATGTGCATTTATGTGGATGTACATAGAacaatgtatttaaatgtgtaaTTGTACTACTACACTTTTATACAgctttaaaaagtaaagagaagaatgtAAATACTCAGTTGTTCCAGAGCTGCGTGAAACATTATGGCTGCAGGAGCCTCATTTCTATCTATCCTCTCTTTTGCCTTGCTAATTGAAGCTTTGAGCACAGTTCTGTTCTTGCAAATGTGAAATTCATTATCAGCAGCAACACAATGCACATAACAGCAGAACATCAAAACACCATTTAAATTTGGCTCCTTCAATTCAGAGGCAGACAAACATTCGTACAGTTAACAGCCCTACACCAACCCTTTATTCTGCTCACTGGCCAGAGAGGCTCTGCTATTCCTTTCAACACTTTAAAACAATAATGGATATTAGAGTGAGAAAATTCAATCATGAAACAAAAACAATCATGGCTGTGCTGTCATCTGGCAATGAGGAGCTGCAGCGGAAACTGGATTCTgtctgtcaaaagtttgggcatgaCTGGCTTTTCAGGATGTTCTTAATACAAATGAGCATGTTTTCTGTCAGTTTGCAATAATGATAACTGGAGGAACAGACATTAAAGGACATCTTTGGAAAGGGCCACACATTTTCTCCCCTTCAATCTTTGCAGTATTTGAACCAGCTGTTTTGAAAAGGAAATTATTATttgaactaaaactaaactaaatttatTGTAGAATGTCTCTTACTCCATTGTCTATTGTCCATTGACATAATGCATTTAACAAGTCAAATTTTCAGCCAATGGAAGAATAACTATTTAAAATGTCATggaacaactataataatgtccGATTATAcactggacaaaagtattgggacaccataacgttttttattttacataaagtgTAGTGTACTGAAAAAACATTTATCCCGGTTTTAATGGAGTTATTGTAAATACTGTCCAGCGAAgactttctactacattttgaaGCACTGCTGTAGGGATCTGATTGTCTTCAGTGGCCtaagtgttagtgaggtcagaatattGAATGACCATCATCTATGTCTGGCGATAGCATGACACACACTGGCTTCTGTTTATCTAAAAGCGCTCATTAGTTGTATGCCATCTTAACTTACATCAATGTTATAcatgtatttaaaaatgaaaattataaaATACACTGCAGTGATTGGATTATCCTTCTGGTATCAAGCGCTTTGCTAAACTGgaattttttctttttggtaCAAGAAACAgtaaaactttacttcatttactttTATAAATTGTAATTACTCATATTAtttcatgattttatttttatcatctataatttattattcactattgtttagttatttatttactcTTAATATTATAATGGTTGTACAGCTTTAGTTTTATTCTTTTCATCTTTATTAcacagttttatacattttttatttttttatttattgttttcataATTAAATTTATGGTCATGTTTTTTTGtgctatattttttaatataaaatgtatacttTCTGTTCCTTCTTCTGTAAAATGCTCAGTTACATAGTAAATGAAGGATTCCCTCAATGtactctgagtttaaataaaggtcaaTTGATTGATAGATTTGTTCAATAGAGGCTTATTCTACTGACAGTGCTTTTATACAGAAACTAGACcagctgtttgtgtgtgcattCACACACGTGCCAGTAAGCAGTGTGGTCACATTTGTGTCAataatttcatttaatatttttatttatttaattaaatctgccatggaacttttttttttaatgtacttcGGTCCTTTTTGAAAGGCAAGTATACCTGCTATTTCCTGGTGCTGCCAGTAGATGGCAGTGTAGCGCTGGCTATTGCTGTGACTAGTTGTGACTAACTGTAACTAGCTTTGAATTCCCCTCTCAGACCAGAGAGGCACTCGCAAAAGTAAGTCCTGTTTTCTGTCTTAtgcttttaaacctgtttttcaggTGAGTGTTTTtggtaaaaatgctaaaaatgcacCAAAATCACTTCAAACTAGTTAATAAATCATACTATTTAATTTTTATCTGATAACACAGATACGATTTCAcagatatactgtttttttttcattaactgTGTTTATTATGGGTCCAAGCAACAAAGAAGCTGAAACACTATTGTTTtagttttcttatttttctttgatATCATATATTAACTTCCAATCAATTTCTTAACCTTATAAAACAAGTCAAATTATTGATATTTTACTTAAATGTAGCACTCTGCAATTTCAAGGTTCTGGCCTTGATTACGCTTCCTAAGAGCACTAAGTTGGCATAATGATACACAAAGACATTAAAgtgttacacaaaaaaaaaatgtgtgaccaTTAAGGCAtaggaacaagatcctaatgtgtgggaatgagataattaaggcatgggaatgatataaataagttgtggccacaacttattaaggcatggaaacaAGACAATTAAGTCatagccagagaataataaagcttgcttttctgtaaattaatgtgcATGAAGAATAATTTAAGAataatcttttgtaagaaaatgaagagtaaattattttctttttattttaatctctaaATTAAATTTGCTGATATTTTGGAGTCATGACATGGTGTAATTCgaagtaaaagacacttaattctcgtactaaaagctgattggcccAGACGCAGACAGCATGCAGACCTGTTTACCTTCCTTAGAcagtcatattgtgcacaacccctgcctgagagctgcttgctttgttaCCTGTGTGAAACAAAAGAACCTTGTGGCCACGTCTTAATGGCAATGATTTAATTTACTTGTTCCCACACCTCTCAACATATCGAAAtactaggtcattattttgagatagtatctcaatattttgggATATTAATAATGAGACACAATATTTTGGGATATTAATAATGAGacacaatattttgagatactaaaatattgagatactatctcaaaataatgacctagtaTTTCAATATATTGAGATAGCtgtttacttaaaaataataataaaaaatgtgctggattattatttttttttaagtggcgggaatgggcttccatatatgTTTAATAaccactgagcaaaaaaaaaagaaaaaaaaagagattttgacACTTACTCTTCATCACAGCCTGGAGCTCATACACAGGAGTCAGCGTCAACTCCCCACTAATGTTTTCCAGTAGAGTGGAAAACAACACATCCTTAGGGGGCGGAGCATTGGCTGCCGTCACCGTCCTCTTCCTGCCCTTGGGGATCTTCCACTCAGCCAGCTCCCGCAGGGTGTAAAACTGGTCGTCTTCACACTCCGTAAAGTGGCCTTGCTGTGAGAGCTCCAGCCTGAAGCTGAGCTTTGGCTCCCTGTGGAGAAGCTCACAGTCAACATGACCGCCGCTCTGCTGGTCTGTAGAGACGGCTGTGATTCTGAAGCTCTCTCCCTCCTTCACAGAGTCCTGGGGAAGCTGGATCTGATCAGCTGAGATGAAGGTATGCTGGCCCAGTCTGTGGGAGCTGATCTTTAGAGAATCCACAATCTCCTGGATGCTCAGATACGGCTGAGGGTCCACCACAATCCTGAAAAGACCTTTTAACAAACAGGTTTTGGAATTTAGTGTGACAGCAGCAAGACAGTATTTCGGACATTGTTTATATAATATGTTAATTAAAGCAATAAAATGAAGGTTCAACATAAAATTAAGCACTTTAAAGGACTGTTATTTCCAGCTTTAGCTTTGAGAGTCCCAGATTCATTTAACTGGCCTTGTTGTCTGTGTGTGGTCAGTCTCACACCATTAATTAATGAGATGTTAGCATTATTAATTTCAATAACGaaaaaactatgatgaaaaatagTTGTTGACGAAAATGAGAcaagaactaaataaaaatgaatacattaaAAAACGAAAACTCTAAGAAAAATATGAGCACACAGCAGATCTCCCACTTACTTAAATAAACATTATTCACTGCCtggctgcagttggtctgcaggtttaggttcagcaacagtatgtgctgaaagaatgaggtcagctgactacctgaatatactgattaTAGACCAGGATATTCAATCAATGGACTTTTTCTACCCTGATGACACAGCCATATTTCAAGTTTAGGCTGGTTCAGGGGATCATTATTTTCACGCATGAATTGACCAccacagagtgtttttttttttttttctttttttttcatttgagttTCCCAATTAGGGTAAGGAGAATTGATGGCTAATTTTAGCTTAACATAAACACTGTATCATTAACCATATCACTAATTTGTGA
This genomic interval from Astyanax mexicanus isolate ESR-SI-001 chromosome 1, AstMex3_surface, whole genome shotgun sequence contains the following:
- the themis gene encoding protein THEMIS; this translates as MAVTLTEFTRTLDPKTLPRILQIQSGFYCQGSVYELCGTECCLSTGDLMKIVDISITKFIAHTADSTEIKLPLDYPGLFRIVVDPQPYLSIQEIVDSLKISSHRLGQHTFISADQIQLPQDSVKEGESFRITAVSTDQQSGGHVDCELLHREPKLSFRLELSQQGHFTECEDDQFYTLRELAEWKIPKGRKRTVTAANAPPPKDVLFSTLLENISGELTLTPVYELQAVMKIRKSIALIPSNMDVEVMDVTEQFDVNTFIQPLSLQDVFHKPSDIFPMVTDVIEGPLVEMHVPVEMLNLLHSDQVIIHKAYEARRILATEIRQESARHFLIPTTYKGRFKRRPREFPTAYDLEQARSDTEQLHVVATRGFDSTYSGLASVLAGDQFIVKKGKMSEVNGNGSAVNSLSCVKIKGKAHEPVRLPMCLDGGFMEVVHDKRQYSIDEICQRFPLPFNVKVSVRDLSFKEDILASVPGLRIEEQITDRYLLISTLDQSSCWEVPVNRIHMSVHLEKSWTGGAPTAGVNSAVEKIFEDCYYTMRRYAFTTVMPPPRPPKKPKQPPARPAKPQPSPRPDKPLSASCSIKSPHPPVISRGNSTDRRNSTAGIERTMPLSPATLPKPVLQKAVTRGQSLEDVCIKIPDEDDPHDYEYIDEDELENIRKQFQEQSISISTKGKPNNTI